A window of the Nibribacter ruber genome harbors these coding sequences:
- a CDS encoding YcxB family protein has protein sequence MVEQLQVISRKEKILAFIHDYYVGYGKYVTAMRIFAGPIMLLGGLVMDDASKIKWAVILYAIYYILKPFLWFLFRLSQYKTEEIAVTVTEEALIVQDSLNNESKIVWNTFQEIKEQTFYFLFIISSTQRIRIPKRILTEAQMQEFRRRSVVAS, from the coding sequence ATGGTAGAGCAACTGCAGGTTATATCCAGAAAAGAGAAGATTCTCGCGTTTATCCATGACTATTATGTAGGGTATGGAAAGTACGTGACCGCCATGAGGATTTTTGCCGGCCCCATCATGCTCCTGGGTGGATTGGTGATGGATGATGCCTCCAAAATCAAGTGGGCCGTCATCTTGTACGCAATTTATTACATCCTTAAGCCCTTCTTGTGGTTTCTGTTTAGGCTCTCGCAATATAAAACGGAGGAAATTGCCGTGACTGTGACAGAAGAAGCGCTTATTGTTCAGGACAGTCTTAACAACGAAAGCAAGATTGTCTGGAATACCTTTCAAGAGATAAAAGAACAGACTTTTTACTTTCTTTTCATCATTTCCTCTACGCAGCGCATCAGGATCCCCAAACGCATTCTAACCGAAGCGCAAATGCAGGAATTTAGAAGAAGAAGTGTAGTTGCAAGCTAA
- a CDS encoding T9SS type A sorting domain-containing protein, which produces MSAKVGAQAGTLWVRLEELNAQGQKTGNSIIRTLAVSPFPNPLPVELVKFAGVAKSGAVELSWSTASEKNNDRYEVERSANGRDFLKIGTVTGAGNSSVLLHYQFLDSSPLSGTTYYRLKQVDYDLQYEYSKVIAVKTAQAGTNFEAVLSPNPVVENLLSIRLKNYSSDKGAVELSLTDLSGKVVFKKQLDPTGQEIRVEFNPNQVKKGMYLATVTSAGNAQVQRILIQ; this is translated from the coding sequence ATGTCTGCGAAGGTGGGTGCGCAGGCAGGGACTTTGTGGGTAAGGTTAGAGGAACTAAACGCACAAGGTCAAAAAACAGGGAACAGCATCATCAGGACACTGGCTGTTTCACCATTCCCTAACCCACTGCCGGTAGAACTAGTGAAATTTGCAGGAGTAGCCAAAAGCGGGGCAGTGGAGTTGTCTTGGAGCACGGCTTCTGAGAAAAACAATGACCGGTATGAGGTAGAGCGCAGCGCCAATGGCCGTGACTTCCTGAAGATAGGCACGGTAACAGGAGCAGGAAACAGCAGCGTGTTACTGCATTATCAGTTCCTGGACAGCAGCCCTTTGTCTGGTACCACGTACTACCGGCTTAAACAAGTGGACTATGACCTGCAATATGAGTACTCAAAAGTAATAGCGGTGAAAACTGCTCAGGCCGGTACCAATTTTGAGGCGGTACTGTCTCCTAACCCGGTGGTTGAAAATCTCCTTTCTATCAGGTTAAAGAATTATTCAAGTGACAAAGGCGCCGTAGAGCTTTCCCTCACAGATTTGAGCGGGAAGGTGGTATTCAAGAAACAACTGGACCCAACTGGGCAAGAGATACGGGTTGAATTCAATCCAAACCAGGTGAAGAAGGGAATGTACTTGGCAACTGTTACCTCAGCAGGAAACGCCCAGGTGCAAAGAATCCTCATTCAATAA
- a CDS encoding ABC-F family ATP-binding cassette domain-containing protein — protein MNYLSADSISKSFGDRWLFQNLTFGLNRGQRIALIGANGAGKTTLLKILAGSIPPDNGSVSVRKGIKVGYLWQQPEFPAGASVQEAIFSGQTEVLDAIRDYEACLEDPNTSDDRMQKVMERMETLHAWEYEVRTKQILGRLGIQNLDVLVDHLSGGQKKRVAMARVLIEEPDLLILDEPTNHLDLETIEWFENLLTTEQTTLLMVTHDRYFLDQVANEIAELDRGQVYSYKGNYSYYVEKKAEQEEANSAEMGKAKQLLKKELDWMRKQPRARGTKSKSRVDAFYDLKDKTSQKDTRTALELSVKTSRQGNQILEIDHLSKRFGEKVVLDDFSYVFRKKDRVGIVGPNGAGKTTFLNMLTGKMAPDSGEIIAGQTTVFGYYTQTELTFNENQRVIDVVKEVAEVVETGNGEVITASQFLQHFQFPPAQQYTFVSKLSGGEKRRLQLLRVLIKNPNFLILDEPTNDLDIQTLNILEDFLLQFGGSLLIVSHDRYFMDRLVEHLFVFEENGHLRDFPGNYTDYREWAKERESLKAQEEAKQAAKPAPVEKPAAAAPVVEAAPKRKASFKEKQEYERLEKEIEQLEEEKETVLAEMNSGAADHKRLAEIAQRVQEITHLVETKTERWLELADFV, from the coding sequence ATGAATTACCTATCAGCAGATTCTATCTCTAAAAGCTTTGGAGACCGGTGGCTTTTCCAGAACCTCACCTTCGGCTTAAACCGCGGCCAGCGCATTGCCTTGATTGGGGCCAACGGAGCCGGTAAAACCACGCTTCTTAAAATATTAGCCGGCAGCATTCCGCCAGACAACGGTTCTGTGAGCGTGCGCAAAGGCATTAAAGTAGGCTACCTGTGGCAACAGCCCGAGTTTCCGGCGGGCGCCAGCGTACAGGAGGCCATTTTCTCTGGTCAGACCGAAGTACTGGACGCCATCAGGGACTATGAGGCCTGCTTGGAAGACCCCAACACCTCAGATGACCGCATGCAGAAAGTGATGGAGCGCATGGAAACCCTCCACGCCTGGGAATACGAGGTGCGCACCAAGCAGATTCTGGGCAGACTGGGCATTCAGAACCTGGACGTACTGGTAGACCATCTCTCCGGAGGTCAGAAAAAGCGTGTGGCTATGGCCCGCGTCTTAATTGAAGAGCCAGACTTATTGATTCTGGACGAGCCTACCAACCACTTGGACCTGGAGACCATTGAATGGTTTGAGAACCTGCTCACCACTGAGCAAACCACTTTGTTGATGGTCACCCACGACCGTTACTTCCTGGACCAGGTGGCCAATGAGATTGCAGAGTTAGACCGAGGCCAGGTATACAGCTACAAAGGCAATTACAGCTATTACGTAGAGAAAAAGGCCGAACAAGAAGAAGCCAACTCCGCGGAAATGGGCAAGGCCAAGCAACTCCTCAAGAAAGAACTGGACTGGATGCGCAAGCAGCCCCGCGCCCGCGGCACCAAGTCCAAGTCCAGGGTAGACGCGTTTTATGATTTAAAGGACAAGACCTCCCAGAAAGACACCCGCACCGCCTTGGAGCTGTCCGTGAAGACTTCGCGCCAGGGCAACCAGATTCTGGAGATTGACCATTTAAGCAAGCGCTTCGGAGAGAAAGTGGTGTTGGATGACTTCAGCTATGTGTTTAGAAAGAAGGACCGCGTGGGCATTGTAGGCCCCAACGGCGCCGGCAAAACCACATTCCTGAACATGCTCACGGGCAAGATGGCCCCAGACAGCGGCGAGATCATTGCCGGACAGACCACGGTTTTTGGTTATTACACCCAGACAGAGCTCACGTTCAATGAAAACCAACGCGTAATTGACGTGGTGAAGGAAGTAGCCGAGGTAGTGGAAACCGGCAATGGTGAGGTCATCACGGCCAGCCAGTTCCTGCAGCACTTCCAGTTTCCGCCGGCCCAGCAATATACGTTTGTGAGCAAGCTCAGCGGTGGCGAGAAACGCAGACTACAACTCTTGCGCGTACTCATCAAGAACCCCAACTTCTTGATCCTGGATGAGCCTACCAATGACCTGGACATTCAGACGCTCAACATTCTGGAAGACTTCCTGCTGCAGTTTGGTGGTTCCTTATTGATTGTGTCGCATGATAGATACTTCATGGACCGTCTGGTGGAGCACTTGTTTGTGTTTGAAGAGAACGGCCACCTCCGCGACTTCCCGGGCAACTACACAGACTACCGTGAGTGGGCCAAAGAACGCGAGTCTTTGAAAGCACAGGAAGAGGCCAAACAAGCCGCCAAACCGGCCCCCGTTGAAAAGCCTGCCGCCGCTGCGCCTGTTGTAGAAGCAGCGCCAAAACGCAAAGCCTCGTTCAAAGAGAAACAAGAATACGAACGCCTGGAAAAGGAAATTGAACAGCTGGAGGAAGAAAAAGAAACCGTTCTGGCTGAAATGAACAGTGGCGCAGCAGACCATAAACGCCTGGCAGAGATTGCCCAGCGGGTACAGGAAATCACGCACCTGGTAGAAACCAAGACGGAGCGCTGGCTTGAACTCGCTGACTTCGTGTAG
- a CDS encoding CaiB/BaiF CoA transferase family protein, with protein sequence MAQEGIGTGLLVVELASVLAGPSVGQFFAELGATVIKVENLKTKGDVTRRWKLPSEAAFQDVSAYFASANWGKKSIAVDLSLPEGKEIAYALLDKADVALTSFKPGDAEKLRMDFATLSARNHRLLYGAITGYGSQVSRAGYDAVLQAEAGFMYLNGEPGGPPVKMPVALIDLLAAHQLKEGLLAALWNREKTNKGQYVEVSLVRAAIASLANQATNYLVAGEEPQRMGSEHPNIAPYGTVFTTADQKEVVLAVGDDRQFTNLCKVLGKPEIALDPQFATNKARVQNRGALNTLLRNQIALQNRNLFLTALQEQQVPAGAVHTIPEALAMPQAQEQLVQDAATGLRGLRQVAFKDLEQEQLNLLPPPGLGQHTQQILQEWAGLSAAKVQKLTQEGVVL encoded by the coding sequence ATGGCACAAGAAGGCATAGGGACCGGTTTATTGGTAGTTGAACTGGCAAGCGTACTGGCAGGCCCCAGTGTAGGACAGTTTTTTGCAGAGTTGGGAGCCACCGTGATTAAAGTAGAGAATCTTAAAACCAAGGGAGATGTTACCCGTCGCTGGAAACTTCCCTCTGAAGCCGCCTTCCAGGACGTATCAGCGTACTTCGCCTCTGCCAACTGGGGCAAAAAATCTATAGCTGTGGACCTTTCTCTGCCAGAGGGAAAAGAAATAGCCTATGCGTTACTGGACAAGGCAGACGTGGCGCTTACCAGTTTTAAACCCGGCGATGCTGAGAAGCTGCGCATGGATTTTGCCACGCTTTCTGCCAGAAACCATCGCTTGTTGTATGGGGCCATTACCGGGTACGGCAGTCAGGTATCCCGCGCCGGGTATGACGCGGTTCTACAGGCAGAGGCAGGCTTTATGTACCTAAATGGAGAACCAGGCGGCCCTCCCGTCAAGATGCCGGTGGCCCTGATAGACCTGCTGGCGGCCCATCAGTTAAAGGAAGGTTTGTTAGCAGCTTTATGGAACAGAGAGAAGACCAACAAAGGGCAGTACGTGGAGGTTTCCCTGGTTCGGGCGGCCATTGCCTCATTGGCCAACCAGGCTACCAATTATTTGGTGGCAGGAGAGGAGCCTCAACGCATGGGGTCAGAGCATCCCAACATTGCACCCTATGGAACGGTGTTTACAACGGCAGACCAGAAGGAGGTGGTGTTGGCGGTAGGCGATGACCGGCAGTTCACCAACCTTTGCAAGGTGCTGGGTAAACCCGAGATAGCCTTAGATCCACAGTTTGCTACCAACAAAGCGCGCGTTCAAAACAGAGGGGCGCTCAATACCTTGCTCAGAAACCAGATAGCACTGCAAAACCGTAACTTGTTTCTAACGGCACTGCAAGAACAGCAGGTGCCCGCCGGGGCGGTGCATACCATCCCAGAAGCCTTGGCCATGCCCCAAGCCCAGGAACAGTTGGTGCAGGACGCTGCTACCGGTCTGCGCGGATTGCGGCAGGTGGCTTTTAAGGACTTAGAACAAGAGCAGCTCAACCTTCTTCCGCCTCCTGGTTTGGGCCAGCATACTCAACAAATCTTGCAGGAATGGGCAGGTCTTAGCGCGGCCAAAGTGCAGAAGTTAACTCAGGAAGGAGTAGTCCTCTAA
- a CDS encoding NuoI/complex I 23 kDa subunit family protein → MENPQEKIGSLQRRGFWRDLQSLWQGLGLTWRHLFQARERRSPLHIADPNYFQQDTGVVTLTYPYESLPVPENGRYRLHNEIDDCIVCDLCAKICPVDCITIESVKATEEIGETSDGTKKRLYAPVFDIDLAKCCYCGLCTTVCPTDCLTMTKVYDFAEVDIKNMIYHFTDLTPEQAEEKKKLWADQQEAIAVAKAEAMKARQQQKGE, encoded by the coding sequence ATGGAGAACCCTCAGGAGAAAATAGGCAGTTTGCAGCGCCGCGGCTTTTGGCGGGACCTCCAATCCTTGTGGCAGGGCCTGGGCCTCACCTGGAGACACCTGTTCCAGGCACGGGAGCGACGTTCGCCCCTGCACATCGCAGACCCCAACTACTTCCAGCAAGACACGGGCGTGGTGACACTTACCTATCCTTATGAATCCTTGCCGGTGCCCGAGAATGGGCGCTACCGTCTGCACAATGAAATTGATGACTGCATAGTCTGCGACCTCTGCGCCAAAATCTGCCCCGTGGACTGCATCACCATTGAGTCTGTGAAAGCCACAGAAGAAATAGGCGAAACCTCTGACGGTACCAAGAAGCGTCTCTACGCACCCGTCTTCGACATTGACCTGGCCAAGTGCTGTTACTGCGGCCTCTGCACCACCGTGTGCCCCACCGACTGCCTCACCATGACCAAGGTCTATGACTTCGCGGAAGTGGACATCAAAAACATGATTTACCATTTCACAGACCTCACGCCAGAACAAGCCGAGGAAAAGAAAAAACTCTGGGCCGACCAGCAGGAAGCCATTGCTGTGGCCAAAGCCGAAGCCATGAAAGCCCGTCAACAGCAGAAGGGGGAATAA
- the murI gene encoding glutamate racemase codes for MQTEPRDRPIGIFDSGIGGLTVAKAIKALLPQEQLIYFGDTAHLPYGDKSTAAIQAYAVKICDLLLRQQCKIILIACNSASAAAYELVREYVGSKAHVLNVIDPVVQFVGQAYAHRTIGLIGTKQTVNSNVYKKKIDNLDQGIVLHSLATPLLAPMVEEGFFNNTISESVIQTYLSDPSLQDIEALILGCTHYPLIKEQIERFYQGRVAVLDSSELVARHVGEELQRLNLAATTLQGEAHFYVSDYTASFEASTRIFFQRAVRLEHYPLWE; via the coding sequence ATGCAGACAGAACCAAGAGACCGGCCCATAGGTATTTTTGACAGTGGCATTGGCGGCTTAACCGTTGCCAAAGCCATCAAAGCCCTTTTACCGCAAGAACAGCTCATCTATTTCGGGGACACGGCGCACCTGCCGTATGGTGATAAAAGTACGGCGGCCATCCAGGCCTACGCAGTAAAAATCTGTGATTTGTTGTTGCGCCAGCAATGTAAAATAATTCTGATTGCGTGTAATTCGGCATCGGCGGCGGCGTATGAACTGGTGAGAGAATACGTGGGCAGCAAGGCGCATGTGCTCAACGTGATTGACCCGGTGGTGCAGTTTGTGGGGCAGGCGTACGCGCATAGAACCATTGGGCTCATTGGCACCAAGCAAACCGTCAACTCCAACGTCTACAAAAAGAAGATTGACAACTTGGACCAGGGCATAGTGCTGCATTCTCTGGCCACGCCTTTGCTGGCGCCTATGGTAGAGGAAGGCTTTTTTAACAACACCATCTCTGAGAGCGTCATCCAAACCTACCTCTCAGACCCCAGCTTGCAAGACATTGAGGCCTTGATCCTGGGCTGTACGCATTATCCCTTAATCAAAGAACAGATTGAACGCTTCTACCAGGGCCGCGTGGCCGTGCTGGATTCTTCTGAACTGGTAGCCCGGCACGTGGGCGAGGAACTGCAACGACTGAACCTGGCGGCAACCACCCTTCAGGGCGAGGCCCACTTCTACGTTTCTGACTACACGGCATCGTTTGAGGCTTCTACCAGAATCTTCTTTCAGCGGGCGGTGCGGCTGGAGCATTACCCGCTCTGGGAGTAA
- a CDS encoding glutathionylspermidine synthase family protein, which produces MPSLPVKLMPHHGDVTSMVNQMGWQWVVEEECQTYLSGEAVVLPQASADDLLDAATTIYQMMVEAVPDELPDDFLRKVGIPEKLWRAVRHSWNDDRHWHLYGRFDLAQTPDGIKLLEFNADTATSIPETSVVQWASLAAAGKQDAQQANGLYEALVEQFQTWKGLNSDVDPALLLVYLGESSEDRTNCEVLAEAAREAGFMAHVCPVHEMEVSLVGVERGIWAQTGAEQWQKFSFLFKLVPWEMLAQQEPDLCEDLVALQSSRNVMIANPAYSLIFQSKAMLAVLWQQFPYHPLLLRTEFKSFSGKTVQKPIFGREGQNIQLRENTDVSSTTGQYGNQAHIYQEWADLPQDPRGFYYQAGVFWAGEGCAIGFRRERGIITNLSQFVAHLVE; this is translated from the coding sequence ATGCCTTCACTTCCTGTAAAATTGATGCCGCACCACGGCGATGTGACTTCCATGGTGAACCAGATGGGATGGCAGTGGGTAGTGGAGGAGGAATGTCAGACGTACTTAAGTGGTGAGGCGGTAGTCCTGCCCCAAGCCAGCGCAGATGATTTGTTGGATGCGGCCACCACCATTTACCAGATGATGGTAGAGGCGGTGCCTGATGAGTTACCAGATGATTTCCTGCGCAAGGTGGGTATTCCGGAGAAGTTGTGGCGGGCCGTGCGCCATTCCTGGAATGATGACCGCCACTGGCACCTGTACGGCCGCTTTGACCTGGCGCAGACCCCAGACGGCATCAAGCTCCTGGAATTCAACGCAGACACGGCCACCTCTATTCCAGAAACTTCTGTGGTGCAGTGGGCCAGCCTGGCGGCCGCCGGCAAACAAGACGCGCAGCAGGCCAACGGTTTGTATGAGGCTTTGGTAGAGCAGTTTCAGACCTGGAAAGGCTTGAACTCAGACGTAGACCCGGCTTTGTTGCTGGTCTATCTGGGCGAAAGCAGCGAGGACCGTACCAACTGCGAGGTGCTGGCTGAAGCCGCCCGAGAAGCTGGTTTCATGGCCCATGTCTGCCCGGTGCATGAGATGGAAGTATCTCTGGTGGGCGTAGAGCGCGGCATCTGGGCCCAGACCGGAGCAGAACAATGGCAGAAATTCTCCTTCTTGTTTAAGCTAGTGCCCTGGGAGATGCTGGCCCAGCAGGAACCAGACTTGTGCGAGGACCTGGTAGCCTTGCAATCCTCCAGAAACGTCATGATTGCCAACCCGGCCTACTCACTCATCTTCCAGAGTAAAGCCATGCTGGCGGTGTTGTGGCAGCAGTTTCCGTACCATCCGCTGTTGTTGCGCACTGAGTTCAAGTCGTTTTCTGGCAAGACGGTGCAGAAACCCATCTTCGGGCGCGAAGGGCAGAACATACAATTACGCGAGAACACAGACGTAAGCTCCACCACTGGGCAGTACGGCAACCAAGCACATATTTACCAGGAATGGGCAGACCTGCCGCAAGATCCCCGAGGCTTCTATTACCAGGCCGGCGTTTTCTGGGCCGGCGAAGGCTGTGCCATTGGGTTCCGGCGCGAGCGCGGCATCATTACCAATTTATCTCAGTTTGTGGCCCACTTGGTAGAATAA
- a CDS encoding complex I subunit 1/NuoH family protein: protein MWALPLVLLLILGVVVIIFYAERKLSAFMQDRLGPMEAGPYGTLQFAADLLKLLQKEDIVPAAADKMLFKYAPLVIFASVLAGFAVIPLTPDLVPSGTPIGLFFLLAIVSLDVIGLLMAGWGSNNKYALLGAMRSVAQIVSYEIPAGLAILSVVIIGQSLDLQEISFQQGVHLQQFPGYAQEVNYLFGLKELGIDVTHVGGILSWNIVRVPLLSLGFIIYFIASLAECNRAPFDIPEAESELVAGFHVEYSGFRFATLFLAEYAMMLLVSLVAVILFLGSWNTPFPNMGPVRLADWTTGTLGAWSGNLWAFFWLVNKALVLMVVQVWLRWTFPRMRVDQLMHLCWKILTPAALVLVLIAAVWRLLMI from the coding sequence ATGTGGGCACTGCCGTTGGTACTTCTTCTCATTTTGGGCGTGGTGGTCATCATCTTCTACGCCGAACGGAAGCTCTCTGCCTTCATGCAAGACCGCTTAGGGCCCATGGAAGCCGGTCCTTACGGCACCTTGCAATTCGCCGCTGATTTACTCAAGCTCCTCCAGAAAGAAGATATTGTGCCCGCTGCGGCAGACAAAATGCTGTTCAAATATGCGCCGCTGGTCATCTTTGCCTCGGTGCTGGCGGGCTTCGCGGTCATTCCTTTAACACCTGATTTGGTCCCATCTGGCACGCCCATTGGTTTGTTTTTTCTGCTGGCCATTGTGTCACTTGATGTCATTGGCTTGCTCATGGCCGGTTGGGGTTCTAATAACAAATATGCTTTGCTGGGCGCTATGCGGTCGGTGGCGCAGATTGTGTCCTATGAGATTCCGGCGGGACTGGCTATTTTGAGCGTGGTCATCATCGGTCAGAGCCTGGACTTGCAGGAAATCAGTTTTCAGCAGGGCGTGCATCTGCAACAGTTTCCGGGGTATGCGCAGGAGGTGAATTACCTGTTCGGGTTGAAGGAGCTGGGCATAGACGTGACCCACGTGGGCGGAATCCTAAGCTGGAACATTGTTCGTGTGCCTTTGCTGAGCCTCGGGTTCATCATCTACTTTATAGCGTCTTTAGCCGAGTGTAACCGCGCGCCCTTTGACATTCCGGAGGCCGAGTCTGAGTTGGTGGCCGGTTTTCACGTAGAATACAGTGGATTTAGGTTTGCCACGCTGTTCCTAGCCGAGTACGCCATGATGCTGTTGGTGAGTCTGGTGGCCGTCATTCTGTTTTTAGGTAGCTGGAATACGCCTTTCCCCAACATGGGGCCTGTGAGACTAGCCGATTGGACCACCGGAACGCTAGGTGCCTGGTCCGGGAATTTATGGGCTTTTTTCTGGCTGGTGAATAAGGCCTTGGTGTTGATGGTGGTGCAGGTGTGGTTGCGTTGGACGTTCCCGCGTATGCGCGTAGACCAACTCATGCACCTGTGCTGGAAAATACTCACGCCGGCCGCCTTAGTGTTGGTTTTAATAGCCGCCGTCTGGCGCTTGTTGATGATTTAA
- a CDS encoding DUF1801 domain-containing protein, translating to MATSVKLTPAQQEEKINAFFTNAPAFAQPICEKLREAIAAADPELQPSWKWGTPVYEKKGHTMVCAISAHKQHVNMTFFQGALIPDTYALFTTGLDAKNMRTIKYTDASQVNEEQVMEYVKAAAQIKTAPASKSTERAVIEIPQDLKQALSEARQLEAFEKMAYTHRKEYVRWVSEAKRPETRNNRIAKTVERISEGKKFS from the coding sequence ATGGCTACTTCGGTAAAATTGACGCCCGCTCAACAGGAAGAAAAGATTAATGCGTTTTTCACCAATGCGCCGGCGTTTGCGCAGCCTATCTGTGAGAAACTGCGCGAAGCCATTGCCGCGGCAGACCCAGAACTGCAGCCGTCCTGGAAGTGGGGCACGCCGGTGTATGAAAAGAAAGGCCACACCATGGTGTGTGCCATCAGTGCGCACAAACAACATGTGAACATGACCTTCTTTCAGGGTGCTTTGATACCAGACACCTATGCCCTTTTCACAACCGGACTAGACGCCAAAAACATGCGCACCATCAAGTATACAGATGCGTCTCAGGTGAATGAAGAGCAGGTGATGGAATACGTGAAAGCCGCCGCGCAAATAAAGACAGCACCAGCTTCCAAATCAACGGAACGCGCCGTTATTGAGATCCCCCAAGATTTAAAGCAAGCGCTTTCTGAGGCACGGCAGTTAGAAGCTTTTGAGAAGATGGCCTATACGCACCGCAAAGAGTACGTGCGCTGGGTATCAGAAGCCAAACGTCCAGAAACCCGCAACAACCGCATTGCCAAGACCGTGGAGCGCATCTCTGAGGGCAAGAAATTCAGCTAG
- a CDS encoding flavodoxin family protein, giving the protein MANQPLILLASARKESDTAAFVQKVFQDTPHTLLDLLDYHVGPYRYENDYPIEDEFLKLIDQLLQHQVIVLATPVYWYAMSGGLKTFFDRLTDLVTVQKSLGRQLEGKYVFLMAVGADDALPDGFEVPFKLTAKYLHMQYGSSLYASTQELETDIYHLGNHREFLREIQDALQ; this is encoded by the coding sequence ATGGCAAACCAGCCTCTCATCCTCTTAGCCAGCGCCCGAAAGGAAAGCGATACGGCGGCCTTTGTGCAGAAGGTGTTTCAAGACACGCCGCACACGCTGCTGGATTTGCTAGATTACCACGTAGGGCCGTACCGGTATGAGAATGATTACCCCATTGAGGATGAATTCCTGAAGCTGATAGACCAGCTCTTACAGCACCAAGTGATTGTCCTGGCCACGCCTGTGTATTGGTATGCCATGAGCGGTGGCCTCAAAACCTTCTTCGACCGCCTGACGGATTTGGTGACCGTTCAGAAATCCTTAGGCCGACAATTGGAAGGCAAATATGTGTTTCTGATGGCCGTAGGTGCCGATGATGCCTTGCCCGACGGCTTTGAAGTTCCCTTCAAGCTCACTGCCAAATACCTGCACATGCAGTACGGCAGCAGTCTCTACGCCTCCACCCAAGAACTGGAAACCGACATTTACCACTTAGGCAACCACCGCGAATTCCTGCGTGAAATTCAGGATGCCCTCCAATAG
- a CDS encoding SPW repeat domain-containing protein, protein MKLLSTRTHGIMDYLVGALLIAAPFILDFDRGGAETWVPMIVGAVIILQALMTNFEVGMFRVMSMNMHLNMDYLIGIFLAASPWIFNFDEYVYLPHLIVGIMIVLEAMMTRVSPEHGAATHNPLRGGMHHGHTH, encoded by the coding sequence ATGAAATTACTTTCAACCCGTACCCACGGGATAATGGATTATCTAGTGGGTGCTCTACTGATTGCGGCTCCGTTCATTTTGGATTTTGACCGCGGAGGCGCAGAAACCTGGGTGCCTATGATTGTAGGTGCCGTGATTATACTACAAGCCTTGATGACCAATTTTGAAGTGGGTATGTTTAGAGTAATGTCTATGAACATGCACTTGAACATGGACTACCTGATTGGTATCTTCCTGGCAGCATCACCATGGATCTTCAATTTTGACGAATATGTTTACCTGCCTCACCTGATTGTAGGTATCATGATTGTCTTGGAAGCCATGATGACCAGAGTGTCTCCAGAACATGGAGCCGCTACGCACAACCCGCTGAGAGGCGGCATGCACCACGGCCATACCCATTAA
- a CDS encoding outer membrane lipoprotein-sorting protein, producing the protein MFLNLLLPLFLSWSTLFASEPAQLTGQEVLEKMHKKYAGKFDPYFTFDQTAILYKSPTDSSKQVWHEAIAFPGKLVIKFEDFAAGNGAIYAQDSQFVFKDNVLQNRRRRVHELLVLAFDVYHQPVSRSVAQLQEAGIDLTKAFATTWQGKKVYVVGVTSLNQNASHFIIDQKNLWLLKTVRQVGQNQSVVDVKGYQHVQGNWIATDLTFTNNGQPVMHELYYNMKFPKSLPQVMFMVEGFKTARW; encoded by the coding sequence ATGTTTTTGAATCTGTTGTTGCCTTTGTTCTTGTCTTGGTCTACCCTTTTCGCTTCTGAACCTGCTCAATTAACGGGCCAGGAGGTGCTGGAGAAGATGCATAAAAAATATGCGGGCAAGTTTGACCCGTATTTCACGTTTGACCAGACGGCCATTCTGTATAAATCTCCCACAGATTCCAGCAAACAGGTGTGGCATGAGGCCATCGCGTTTCCGGGGAAGCTAGTTATCAAGTTTGAAGACTTCGCGGCGGGCAATGGGGCCATCTATGCGCAGGACAGCCAGTTTGTGTTTAAGGACAATGTGCTGCAGAACAGACGCCGCCGGGTGCATGAGCTGTTGGTGCTGGCGTTTGACGTGTACCACCAGCCGGTGTCTAGAAGCGTGGCGCAGTTGCAGGAAGCGGGCATAGATTTGACCAAGGCCTTTGCCACCACTTGGCAGGGCAAAAAAGTATATGTGGTGGGTGTGACGTCTCTAAACCAGAATGCCAGCCATTTCATCATAGACCAGAAAAACCTGTGGCTGCTGAAAACTGTTCGGCAAGTCGGCCAGAACCAGAGCGTGGTAGATGTGAAAGGTTACCAGCACGTGCAAGGCAACTGGATTGCCACGGATCTTACCTTCACCAACAACGGCCAACCGGTCATGCATGAACTCTACTACAATATGAAATTCCCGAAGTCATTGCCTCAGGTGATGTTCATGGTAGAGGGTTTCAAAACCGCTCGCTGGTAA